Proteins found in one Plasmodium sp. gorilla clade G2 genome assembly, chromosome: 14 genomic segment:
- a CDS encoding 60S ribosomal protein L21 produces MGGKSRGKRSGTRFKFSKKFRKHGECTANKYLEKLNYGDYVDIVCDSTQQKGMPFNYYHGRTGKIFHITKRGVGVLVNKRVKHRIEQKKVCVRIEHVRKSRCNEDFLLRKIKNAELIKEAKLKNEHINIKRKTEGPKPAAMIQVPPSKIITIEPLPFYEEY; encoded by the coding sequence atGGGAGGAAAATCAAGAGGAAAAAGGTCAGGTACTCGATTTAAGTTTTCTAAAAAATTTAGAAAACATGGAGAATGTACTGCAAATAAATAtctagaaaaattaaattatggTGATTATGTTGATATAGTATGTGATTCTACACAACAAAAAGGTATGccatttaattattatcatggAAGAACAGgtaaaatatttcatataaccAAAAGAGGTGTAGGTGTATTAGTAAATAAAAGAGTTAAACATCGtattgaacaaaaaaaagtttGTGTAAGAATAGAACATGTTAGAAAATCAAGATGTAATGAAGATTTCttattaagaaaaattaaaaatgctGAATTAATTAAAGAAgccaaattaaaaaatgaacatataaatataaaaagaaaaactgAAGGACCAAAACCAGCAGCTATGATTCAGGTACCACCATCAAAAATTATTACCATAGAACCATTACCATTTTATGAAGAATATTAA
- a CDS encoding basic transcription factor 3b, putative produces MEKISPEILAARAKLKEKMGGNLRQIGGKGSARRKIKKVHKNSISNEKKINIILKKIGASYFGDVDEICIYRTGDTFLEFKRPKLCASLQSNTYIVTGKFNEQKIDINKLFEGLKGNKNLDMNLLEKIKNDPNIKNILNKEAEDTPKREDEEEEANDIPDLVENFEEVSKD; encoded by the coding sequence ATGGAAAAAATATCACCAGAAATATTAGCCGCAAGAGCTAAACTAAAAGAAAAGATGGGAGGTAACCTAAGACAAATAGGTGGTAAAGGAAGTGCTAGAAGAAAGATAAAGAAAGTACACAAAAATTCAATATcgaatgaaaagaaaatcaacatcattttaaaaaaaataggtGCATCTTATTTCGGTGATGTAGAtgaaatatgtatttatagaACAGGAGATACTTTCTTAGAATTTAAAAGGCCAAAACTATGTGCATCATTACAAtctaatacatatattgttACAGGTAAATTtaatgaacaaaaaatagatataaaCAAACTTTTTGAAGGattaaaaggaaataaaaacTTAGATATGAATCTtcttgaaaaaattaaaaatgatccaaacataaaaaatattttaaataaagaagCAGAAGATACACCAAAAAgagaagatgaagaagaagaagctAATGATATACCAGATCTAGTAGAAAATTTTGAAGAAGTTTCCAAAGattaa